A genomic stretch from Corvus cornix cornix isolate S_Up_H32 chromosome 7, ASM73873v5, whole genome shotgun sequence includes:
- the EVX2 gene encoding homeobox even-skipped homolog protein 2 — MMERIRKEMILMERGLHSPTAGKRLSNLSDSAGNAVLEALENSPHSGRLSPRLTAASLHSAIGDISAKGKFEIDTLFNLQHPSSESTVSSEIPPSESRKKISLYSEVAQEADMNSDVEVGCSALRSPASLTSSQLKENSNKGYAESSPTPSAPAAATAPAAGIGSLHSGGALGGSAAGADQVRRYRTAFTREQIARLEKEFYRENYVSRPRRCELAAALNLPETTIKVWFQNRRMKDKRQRLAMSWPHPADPSFYTYMMTHAAATGSLPYPFHSHVPLHYYPHVGVTAAAAAAAASGAAAAPFATSIRPLDTFRALSHPYSRPELLCSFRHPGLYQTPAAAGLNSSAAASAAAAAAAAAAAAAGSGPPGGSAPCSCLSCHSSQTAAAAAAAASALGSRGGAAADFPCTAAGQRSESGFLPYSAAVLSKAAVASPDQREEAPLTR, encoded by the exons ATGATggaaagaataagaaaagaGATGATCCTGATGGAGagagggctgcacagccctACAGCTGGCAAAAGGCTCTCGAATTTGTCAGACTCAGCTGGAAATGCGGTGTTGGAGGCCCTTGAAAATTCTCCGCACAGTGGTCGCCTCAGCCCGAGACTGACTGCCGCCTCCCTGCACAGCGCTATAGGGGACATCTCCGCCAAAGGCAAATTTGAAATAGACACTTTATTCAATCTCCAGCATCCGAGCAGTGAAAGCACTGTCTCCTCCGAAATCCCGCCGTCggaaagcaggaagaaaatcagcCTTTATTCCGAAGTTGCTCAAGAGGCAGATATGAACAGTGATGTGGAGGTGGGCTGCTCCGCGCTCCGCTCCCCGGCCAGCCTGACTTCCtcccagctgaaggaaaacagtaaCAAAG GCTACGCGGAGAGCAGCCCGACGCCCagcgcccccgccgccgccaccgcccccgccgccggcaTCGGCAGCCTGCACAGCGGCGGCGCGCTGGGCGGCTCGGCGGCGGGGGCCGACCAGGTGCGCCGGTACCGCACCGCCTTCACCCGAGAGCAGATCGCCCGCCTGGAGAAGGAGTTCTACCGCGAGAACTACGTGTCGCGGCCGCGGCGCTGTGAGCTGGCCGCCGCCCTCAATCTCCCCGAGACCACCATCAAG GTGTGGTTCCAGAACCGGCGGATGAAGGACAAGAGGCAGCGCCTGGCCATGTCCTGGCCCCACCCGGCCGACCCCAGCTTCTACACCTACATGATGACCCACGCGGCGGCCACGGGCAGTCTGCCCTACCCTTTCCACTCCCACGTCCCGCTCCACTACTACCCGCACGTCGGGGTCACggctgccgccgctgccgccgctgcctcgggggccgccgccgcgcccTTCGCCACCTCCATCCGCCCGCTGGACACTTTCCGCGCCCTCTCGCACCCCTATTCCCGCccggagctgctctgcagtttccGACACCCCGGTCTGTACCAGACGCCGGCCGCCGCCGGCCTCAACAGCAGCGCGGCCGCCtcggcggcagcggcggcggcggcggcggcagcggcggcggcgggctcGGGGCCGCCGGGGGGCTCGGcgccctgctcctgcctcagctgccacagcagccagacggcggcggcggcggcggcggcggcctcGGCGCTGGGCTcgcggggcggcgcggccgccgACTTCCCCTGCACGGCGGCGGGGCAGCGCTCCGAGAGCGGCTTCCTGCCCTACTCGGCCGCCGTGCTCAGCAAGGCCGCGGTCGCCTCGCCGGACCAGCGGGAGGAGGCGCCGCTCACAAGATAA